In the genome of Centropristis striata isolate RG_2023a ecotype Rhode Island chromosome 6, C.striata_1.0, whole genome shotgun sequence, the window GTTGTTTggagtaaaggaaaaaaatccatgaaTAAATGTAAAGCACTGGTATACCACTGAAAATAGTTTGCAGTAATATGCTATAAAGGTAAGTTTAGGTACAGATTGTGCATGGTACAAGTTACCAATTCTCTAAACGGCTTCATCTTCACACTCCCACAGTGGCTgcttttatgttatattatgttACATTACTGCCATCTACTGTCCAAAACTTTACAAAACAAGTGATCAGTTTCCTTAAACCATACAGCCAGTTATGTAAATTATTAGGGTCTATACacctgaaaacagtaaaaatgttgCATCACTACATATGTATAGATGTATCAAATCAATGCCATATTAAAGTTCTTGGAACAAGTAAAGGCAAAGCATTTATCTGTAAACATTTGAGTTGGGTATAAAACTTCTCCCCAGTGTACTTACACCAAACAATTaaccaatttattttttgcaagatATATTCCATTACATATCTGTAAGTTCACCACAGTTATAGTTATTATAAAGTAGACAATGCCTGTCGAATTGTTCTGGACTGATTCTTAATATGGttgaaaaaaatcccacaaCTTCGCTCCTGTTTAAGCCCTCACATTAGCCTAAAGTATATTTTACTTCTTCCACTTTATTCGACTTCATCAAATAACAGAAAGCTCCACATGGACTGGACAACATACTTGATGAATGCGCTTACCATCTTTGTAGCAAGACTTGTTGACCAGTCCAGGGTTGTCTGCCAGAAGTGAATTGACCTCTACAACTTCTCCAGTTAAAGGGGAATAGAGCTCACTGGCAGCCTTTACGCTTTCCAGAGCTCCAAACTCATCTGCAATAGCAGATGTTAGAAACAAGGGCAATTAAAAAGTATATCAGAAGTATGGTAACAACACAAAAGGCACTGGCAATGTGTTGACCTAATTACAGTATGATGTTTATAAACATGTTTGCCCAAACACAGGTAGCACTAGACAAACTTTCAACAAAACTGTACCTGAGTAAAAATAAGGTTGCCCTTACTTTACATCATTTATTGAAATAACTATCTGGATATCCACGCTTTACAGagtgtgtcattttaaaaaaatctatataaattcaAAATTGCACATTCAAATACTATAAAATCAGATAATCAATCATTAGCATGTTTATCTAGAAACTAGAGGCATCAGTTTTTCTTGCTCACTAGTCAGGTACCTTAAAAAATGGTTCTACATGATATTTTTCATATTCTAGCCTCCAAGATCACAGGAAAATTAGAGTAAAACTAACTCAATATTATGTATATCAAATATTTCAAGTACCACATcacaaaatgtttactataacAGTATCACTAACTATATAGCAACAGCAGGTATCATTTTCTCCACAAAGCCATGGAGTAAGATGCATGTGATCAAGCATTACTCTTCCACATTAGCACTTCGTAAACGTTTTTAGTACTATTAGCCTGAACTACACTCTCCTGAGCTTCATACCTTGCTGAGCGAGCTGTGTTCCCACCTCTGGCAGTCCACAGTAAACTACATCTCCCAGAGCCTCCTGCAGAAGGCAGAAAGCAAGGTCAAAAGGCTGTAGCAAAATATTTACCttagtgtctgtctgtgtgtgtgcgcgaaCGACCAGAGAACTTACTTGCGCAAACTTGCTGATACCGACAGTCCCAATTCCGTCCTCTTCTACTCGGATCCATTCGTGCTTGTCTGTGAATTTAAGTGCTGCAAGATAATACAACACACTCAGAACACAAAGAGCCTCCTACCAAAAGAGTTGAGTATTTTGTAAACCATGacaaccagaataaaaacagacaaacatgcaACAGCGTCGTCGGCTTAAGTGTCCTTTTCTTTAGCTAATGTTACCCTCTAGCTATCGAAAATGTTAGCTAACACGCTACAATAAAACACACCCGCGGGGGAATACCTGCTGTTAATCGACTAGAAGTGGCGAGTCTTCTTGCAAAGTAAGGATTAGATGCCAGCCGCAACGGAGAAAGCGTTGCCGAGCGGGTAAGTGAAggcaaaactgtaaaaaagttGGAAGACAAGGAGCGGAAAAGCCCACAGGCGGCCATCTTTGTCGCTTACTGATGAGAGCATGGGTCGAATTCTTCTTCGTGGATATTAGAGGCATCAGTAACGCTTTACTGCCCTCCACTGATTTCTTAAACGTAAGAGCTAGGGCTTTTTGGCAAgacatattattttactatgCTGAAGGCTACATTGTTCTTCTTATGACTTTAAGAGCTTTCATATAAGAAATAAACTCATTATGTTCATACACTAATCCTAGGCCTTACCCTCATACAATtggattttgtaaaaaaaaaagtcctcttTGCTACTGTCTATGTTAAGTCTGTAAACAATATCCCTTTGACGAAGTTTTCAAATTGAAGAACCTTTGGGCAAAACCTCCAGTGATCCTTTTATTTGAGGTTTAATGACAGATGTCATCCTTGAATTAGTGCCATCTTCTGGTGTTCATGAACAGTGTCTGGTAATGTAAAGTGTATATAACgcttgcatatttttttcccctactAAATACTTAAATCCTCATTTCTCCCACAGATTTAAACTTGATTTTTTCCCTTTATGTTTTTACTACAAGACCCACATGTCTCTCTCACAAAGCCCTATCAATGTTTTAACACAAGGATACTCCATCCTTTCTGGGCATCACTCCAGTTTTAGCAGGCACCCTTTTTTAACTCTCCCACACTTTTTTCTGCCTCTTCAGATTAATTATTAGAACTGTGTGCTTTAGTCAGTCGTACTGCTTCACTGTAACTTTTGCATCATGTTCTAATCTAGAAAAATAAGGACTATTACAGATAACAGATCCGCAGACTCCAGtagcacacaaaaaataaagaaaaataaatggaacgtgttaaaattatgtttatttaaaagaagaTTCTGGAGAACACAGGGTTATTCTGTTAGAAATGTGTTTCTTCCCATCACAATAATAGCTATCATCTCTTGGAGACCCATAGATCAAACTTTTAGACCCAAAATGTTATGTGGCATATAAATAACCAGTACATGTGCACTTTAACAGCCAAAGTTAGCATAGTTTCTCAAATTGTGTAACCATTTTGGAAAGTTATGTTAACGGGTACTTTGGCTGGATAAACTGCAGATAACAGCCATTTTAATTCAGATTCACTTATATAAATTATCTGTCTGCACATGGATGGCTCCTttgtaaataaagacaaaatactGCAGTGATCAGTTGTATCGTTTTGTGACAGGTGGCTGACGTGTATACTTTCCTTtgttcataaaaacacacaaagactgaTCAGACAGGGCTCAAGGCTTATCGTTATTGACCACCCTAACAAaaacttaaattatttatttattaagtaaCACTTTTATTCatacaaaacaacagaatatataaagaaaaggTCACTCTCATGCCTGGGAGTTCTACTATTGCTCAAAATTGCATTAGCTGAGGAAATGGCATgtttggaattaaaaaaaaaatgaaaaaaaaagcaaacgtTGAGTGTTTCACACAACCATACACTCCCTTTGTCCTGTTCTGGCTTCAAAAACTATGctgtaaaacaaactaaaatacaaGAACGACTAAAAAGTGTCCTCCCCTATACCTGGGCTAAAAGCtacaaacataaataacaaaagCACATTTGTTTGGCTTTTACATTACACAGCTTCAAGAGTCCATCCAGTGTCCACTTTTCCTTATTTGATTCTGAAGatgagaacaaaaaaacaacaacaacgataACAACATTGATAACAGTAAAGAGAAACGACAGCTTGCTGTGGAGAGAGGAGTGAAAACGGAGGGGATGAaaactcctgtgtgtgtgtgtgtttggttgttttCTCCATCAGAGCTCATTGGAAGCTTGCTCGCCCTCTTTGAAAGGCGTTGAACATGTAACATGTCTGTGTTAGGTCCCTCCTGCAGGGGGTGCTGTGTGCTGCTGCATGGGTGCGAGGAGCAGAGGTGAGCAGAGGTGAGTACTGGCGGTCCGTGGCAGGCAGACAGAGGGGGGTCTTTAGTCTGTAAAGTCTCTCTCCTCACTGCGGTAAAGGAACAGCTATGTTGGGAAAGCCAGGAAGTTCACCACCATGCACCAAAGacaacactctctctcttttgtaCACACACTCCTGACGTCTCCGTGCCCACAAACACGCGCACAATCAGCCAGACATAGACACCCCTGCTGGTTTTTAGGTGGTCCTTTCCTCCCCATCGGTCTCCTGCTTGGTCCTGCGCAGGTTGCTCTTCATCTTCACAAACTCGGGGGTGTTTTCCTGTTCCTCATCAATTTTCTGTTGCTCCAGTTCCAACTGCAGGGACACAAATGTTGGCAAGGTTATACAGGTGATTATCTGCTGATAGCATCTAAGCACAGCCTTGTTTCAGCTACTAAGGTCCATCTAAGTGCTAAAGTGACAGTTTATGCTTTGAATCATTTACCTGCTCTAGTTTCTGTTGTCTTTTCAT includes:
- the gcsha gene encoding glycine cleavage system protein H (aminomethyl carrier), a is translated as MAACGLFRSLSSNFFTVLPSLTRSATLSPLRLASNPYFARRLATSSRLTAALKFTDKHEWIRVEEDGIGTVGISKFAQEALGDVVYCGLPEVGTQLAQQDEFGALESVKAASELYSPLTGEVVEVNSLLADNPGLVNKSCYKDGWLMKMTIGNPKELEALMDEAAYERYIRSIED